The following are encoded together in the Maridesulfovibrio bastinii DSM 16055 genome:
- a CDS encoding SpoIIE family protein phosphatase, whose protein sequence is MKIRWKLLLILLAFSLIPLLVMRIHSVNSLTSLGKDLQNQTRITLLDRTMEDFTHLSNSIAEIINIEGRLYRTSLKSIQIRAEQLLNDNETLGTKLNPFIITPEKELNTPKLAPDPNYKKLNLRRRQMMSGKSDRPVFSDLPISKTNISFWIPEGLDVSQVMPLIKKLEPLLLLFQSCNGTLEDLFLWLEINLDNGLTVSYPAHNSFPHKYDPRISHWYKELKKTRQTSWSLPTTDPATRSLVHRLTTPLLDKEGHFIGSASIVVPVDSPVDHKSITRFTGEMSTFLVSTNFAAPQKDRLLILGKYGSNRKIDSGSQPMGHFWQTPEREEWLYEESPEFKTLVTDIKNMNPGVLQMPFAGKQSLWTYNPVNNGLAILLVTPTATLTREADAAEQYVKSSISSHIYTVTIIFGVTILTLLASAYLLSMGLSTPIRKISAAVNRIAKGDWSTRVDINSTDELGELADTFNHMVPQLKERAAILQALSLADEAQKNFLPDKMPELERADIAASCVFSEKTGGDYYDLVDSSICGKDKFAMSIGDVSGHGIAAALLMTTAGAYLRALTGSYNLVEIVKKTNRLLSRDCAKSSNFITMMTAVCNLDKMTLKWIRAGHDPGMLYTPETDEFRELIGEGLALGIDPDYDYEENVTRIEPGQVLVLYTDGICEAHSPAGLQFGKTGIKQTIRDNWEKPAEMIVKKMQAEVKKHCAELPTEDDYTVIVVKFL, encoded by the coding sequence ATGAAAATCAGGTGGAAATTACTACTGATACTTCTTGCGTTTTCACTCATTCCACTGCTTGTGATGCGCATTCATAGTGTCAACAGTCTTACCTCTCTTGGTAAAGACCTTCAGAATCAGACCAGAATCACCCTTCTGGATCGGACCATGGAAGATTTCACCCACCTTTCAAACAGTATAGCTGAAATAATAAACATTGAAGGCAGACTTTACCGCACCTCATTGAAATCTATACAAATACGTGCAGAGCAGCTTTTAAATGACAATGAAACTCTAGGAACAAAGCTCAATCCATTTATAATCACTCCAGAAAAGGAATTAAACACCCCGAAATTAGCACCGGACCCGAACTACAAAAAATTGAACCTGAGAAGACGGCAAATGATGTCTGGAAAATCAGACCGTCCCGTGTTCTCTGATCTTCCCATATCCAAAACGAATATATCATTCTGGATTCCTGAAGGACTTGATGTCAGCCAGGTCATGCCACTGATAAAAAAGCTGGAACCGCTCCTGCTTTTGTTCCAGTCCTGTAATGGAACCCTTGAAGACCTTTTTTTGTGGCTTGAAATTAATCTGGATAACGGCCTTACAGTATCTTATCCGGCACACAATTCTTTTCCGCACAAATACGACCCGAGAATAAGCCACTGGTACAAAGAACTTAAAAAGACCCGCCAAACAAGCTGGAGTCTCCCCACAACAGACCCCGCGACACGTTCCCTTGTTCATAGGTTGACGACACCTCTGCTGGACAAGGAAGGGCATTTTATAGGTTCAGCTTCTATTGTTGTTCCAGTCGATTCACCGGTAGATCACAAGTCCATAACCAGATTCACCGGTGAAATGAGCACATTTCTGGTTTCAACCAATTTTGCAGCCCCTCAAAAAGACAGACTGCTTATTCTTGGTAAGTACGGTTCTAATAGAAAAATTGATTCAGGTTCCCAGCCTATGGGACATTTCTGGCAGACACCTGAAAGGGAAGAATGGCTCTACGAAGAAAGTCCGGAATTTAAAACTCTTGTTACCGACATAAAAAACATGAATCCCGGAGTGCTGCAGATGCCCTTTGCCGGAAAACAGTCTTTATGGACTTATAATCCTGTCAACAACGGTCTGGCCATTCTGCTGGTGACCCCTACAGCGACTTTAACAAGAGAAGCAGATGCGGCTGAACAATACGTTAAAAGCAGTATTTCAAGCCACATATATACTGTCACCATCATTTTCGGGGTAACCATACTCACCCTGCTGGCATCAGCCTACCTGCTCTCCATGGGGCTCTCAACGCCAATCAGAAAAATTTCCGCAGCAGTCAACCGTATTGCTAAAGGAGACTGGTCCACACGGGTTGATATAAACTCAACTGATGAACTTGGAGAGCTGGCGGATACGTTCAATCACATGGTGCCCCAGCTGAAAGAAAGAGCGGCCATCCTACAGGCTCTTTCCCTTGCTGATGAAGCCCAGAAAAATTTCCTGCCGGATAAAATGCCGGAACTTGAGCGGGCTGATATTGCAGCTAGCTGTGTCTTTTCTGAAAAAACAGGTGGAGATTATTATGATCTGGTTGACAGCTCCATCTGTGGCAAGGATAAATTTGCTATGAGCATTGGTGATGTTTCAGGTCATGGAATAGCTGCGGCACTTTTGATGACAACGGCCGGAGCCTACCTGAGAGCACTGACTGGAAGCTACAACCTTGTTGAAATAGTCAAGAAGACCAACCGCCTGCTATCAAGGGACTGTGCCAAATCCAGCAACTTCATTACTATGATGACAGCTGTATGTAATCTTGACAAAATGACCCTTAAATGGATCAGGGCCGGTCATGATCCGGGTATGCTTTATACCCCTGAAACAGACGAGTTCAGGGAACTTATTGGAGAAGGTCTGGCTCTGGGAATTGACCCTGATTATGACTATGAAGAGAACGTCACCAGAATTGAGCCGGGACAGGTTCTGGTGCTGTACACCGATGGTATATGCGAAGCGCACAGCCCGGCAGGACTTCAATTCGGTAAAACAGGGATTAAACAAACAATCAGAGACAACTGGGAAAAACCTGCGGAAATGATCGTAAAAAAAATGCAGGCGGAAGTAAAAAAACATTGTGCAGAACTGCCAACCGAAGATGACTATACCGTTATCGTGGTAAAATTTTTATGA
- a CDS encoding Gfo/Idh/MocA family oxidoreductase gives MKKNIAVIGTGYWGKNLVRNFYQLGVLRAMCDSTTDTLVAMSEQYKGVKTTTSYQHILDDPKIEGIVIATPAETHFKLVEKALDAGKDVYVEKPLVLNEATGKKLIALAKEKERILMVGHLLHYHPAFIRLKEMAKDGKLGRINYIYSNRLNLGKIRREENILFSFAPHDISMILSLAGELPESVMATGGSYLRKKIADVTTTHLDFNSDLKAHIFVSWLHPFKEQKLVVVGDKKMAVFDDTKPWDEKLLIYSHSIEWKNGSPVPLKADAEKVDIEEKEPLRSECAQFIDSIKTRKEPYTNGIEGLNVLKVLNAAQLSMNENGKVIKISEKQDNEEWFAHETVVIDSGVTIGAKTKIWNFSHILGDVSIGERVSIGQNVVVGPNVSIGNGCKIQNNVSVYNGVTLEDDVFCGPSMVFTNVFNPRAHIPRMDELRPTLVKKGATLGANSTIVCGVTIGQYSMIGAGATVTKDVKPNALMIGTPARQTGWVCDCGVKLGEDLFCESCNLQYVKTDDGIVKAG, from the coding sequence GTGAAAAAAAATATAGCCGTAATTGGGACAGGATACTGGGGCAAGAACCTTGTCCGTAATTTTTACCAACTCGGAGTCCTGCGGGCAATGTGTGACAGCACCACAGATACTCTCGTTGCAATGTCTGAGCAGTATAAGGGAGTGAAAACAACCACTTCTTACCAACACATTCTGGATGACCCAAAAATCGAAGGCATAGTCATCGCCACTCCGGCTGAAACACACTTCAAACTAGTAGAGAAAGCTCTTGATGCGGGCAAAGATGTGTATGTTGAAAAGCCGCTTGTTTTAAATGAAGCCACTGGTAAAAAACTGATTGCGCTGGCAAAAGAAAAAGAACGCATCCTTATGGTTGGGCATTTACTGCACTACCATCCGGCATTCATCCGCCTGAAAGAGATGGCTAAGGACGGAAAACTGGGACGCATCAACTACATTTACTCCAACAGACTGAACCTCGGAAAAATACGCCGGGAAGAAAACATCCTTTTCTCCTTTGCCCCTCATGATATATCTATGATCCTTTCATTGGCCGGAGAACTTCCGGAATCCGTCATGGCAACAGGCGGAAGCTATCTGCGCAAGAAAATAGCCGACGTAACCACTACACATCTGGATTTCAATTCCGATCTGAAAGCACATATCTTTGTTTCATGGCTGCACCCCTTCAAGGAACAGAAACTGGTTGTAGTCGGTGACAAAAAAATGGCCGTTTTTGACGATACAAAACCATGGGATGAAAAACTTTTAATATACTCACACTCAATTGAATGGAAAAACGGCTCCCCTGTTCCGCTTAAGGCCGATGCAGAAAAAGTAGACATTGAGGAAAAAGAGCCCCTGCGCTCAGAATGCGCCCAGTTCATTGACTCCATCAAAACCAGAAAAGAGCCCTATACTAACGGAATTGAAGGCCTCAATGTCCTTAAAGTGCTCAATGCGGCACAACTGTCTATGAACGAAAACGGCAAAGTAATCAAAATTTCCGAAAAACAGGATAATGAGGAATGGTTTGCCCACGAGACCGTGGTTATAGATTCAGGCGTGACCATTGGCGCTAAGACAAAGATTTGGAATTTTTCCCACATTCTGGGAGATGTGAGCATAGGTGAGCGTGTATCAATAGGGCAGAATGTTGTTGTCGGCCCTAACGTCTCCATCGGCAACGGCTGCAAAATTCAAAACAACGTCTCCGTATACAACGGTGTTACCCTTGAAGATGATGTTTTCTGCGGCCCAAGCATGGTCTTCACTAATGTCTTCAACCCAAGAGCACACATACCAAGGATGGATGAACTACGTCCTACTTTGGTAAAAAAAGGGGCCACACTCGGGGCCAACTCCACAATTGTCTGCGGTGTCACCATCGGGCAATATTCAATGATCGGCGCGGGAGCCACCGTAACCAAAGACGTTAAACCCAATGCATTGATGATCGGCACCCCAGCCCGGCAAACAGGGTGGGTGTGTGATTGCGGGGTAAAGCTAGGCGAGGACCTGTTCTGCGAATCCTGCAATCTGCAATATGTAAAAACAGACGACGGAATCGTCAAAGCCGGGTGA
- the wecB gene encoding non-hydrolyzing UDP-N-acetylglucosamine 2-epimerase, giving the protein MKNIVTIVGARPQFIKAAPLGMALAKVENFRHSLIHTGQHFDANMSKIFFTELGIQAPEVNLGINGKTHGVLTGRILEALDEILPQLKADMVIIYGDTDSTLAGCLSAVKMHIPVAHIEAGLRSFNRKMPEEVNRVLVDHASDLLLCPTKEAMKNLKEEGITDKAHNIGDVMYDMCLLASRKAGTISTILEKLALKKQGYNLATIHRAENTNSKQTLQAAISYIKEAAQSKPVIFPLHPRTRIAAERFGISLAGLTTIDPVGYFDMIQLLQHAATLYTDSGGLQKEAFFLQTPCITLRDETEWVETVEAGHNRLWHTPNFLPKRDIAPYGDGHAAEQAINIIKEYF; this is encoded by the coding sequence ATGAAAAACATTGTGACTATAGTTGGAGCGCGCCCCCAGTTTATTAAAGCCGCCCCTCTGGGAATGGCATTGGCCAAGGTTGAAAACTTTCGCCACAGTCTTATCCATACAGGCCAGCACTTTGATGCCAACATGTCGAAAATTTTCTTCACAGAGCTAGGCATTCAGGCTCCTGAAGTCAATCTGGGTATCAACGGCAAAACTCATGGAGTACTAACCGGACGCATTTTGGAAGCTCTTGATGAAATCCTACCTCAGCTGAAAGCCGACATGGTCATCATCTACGGAGATACCGACAGTACCCTCGCCGGTTGCCTGAGCGCTGTAAAAATGCATATTCCCGTAGCCCACATCGAAGCTGGCCTGCGTTCATTCAATCGCAAAATGCCCGAAGAAGTGAACCGTGTTCTTGTGGATCATGCCAGCGACCTCCTGCTCTGTCCCACAAAAGAAGCTATGAAAAATTTAAAAGAAGAAGGTATTACGGACAAAGCTCACAATATAGGGGATGTTATGTATGACATGTGCCTACTGGCTTCCCGTAAAGCTGGAACAATATCCACAATACTTGAAAAGCTGGCCCTGAAAAAACAGGGCTACAATCTGGCAACAATTCATCGTGCAGAGAACACGAACTCAAAGCAGACACTTCAGGCCGCAATATCTTATATTAAAGAAGCCGCACAAAGCAAACCGGTTATTTTCCCACTCCACCCGAGAACCCGTATTGCAGCAGAACGCTTTGGGATTTCACTTGCAGGATTGACCACGATTGACCCGGTCGGATATTTCGACATGATTCAACTTCTTCAGCATGCGGCGACTCTTTATACGGATTCCGGAGGACTGCAAAAGGAAGCTTTCTTTTTACAAACCCCATGTATTACCCTTAGAGACGAAACCGAGTGGGTCGAAACAGTAGAAGCCGGCCACAATAGATTGTGGCACACACCCAATTTTCTTCCCAAACGCGACATAGCCCCCTATGGAGACGGGCATGCAGCAGAACAAGCGATTAACATCATTAAGGAATATTTCTAA
- a CDS encoding DUF554 domain-containing protein has translation MIPYGSIVNSAAIIGGSMIGILLRSRFPENIRQIVFQGLGLCTILIGLQMALKVQNILIIIFSILIGGIIGELLKLDTLFERLAQKLKNIVKSENSAFTDGLITASLIFCIGAMAIIGSFDEGIRGDTTVLYTKSILDGFASIALASTYGTGVLFAFIPVLVYQGTLTIFAQTFQAWFTPLMIDQMTATGGLLILGISMILLEIKKINLSNLLPSLGVVIVLTVFFS, from the coding sequence ATGATCCCTTATGGTTCCATCGTTAACAGTGCCGCCATAATCGGCGGCTCCATGATCGGTATTCTCTTAAGAAGCAGGTTTCCGGAAAACATCAGACAGATAGTTTTTCAGGGACTCGGACTCTGCACTATTCTTATCGGTTTGCAGATGGCCTTAAAAGTTCAGAATATTCTGATCATCATATTCAGTATACTCATAGGCGGAATTATCGGTGAACTGCTTAAACTTGATACTTTATTTGAACGCCTTGCACAAAAACTCAAAAATATTGTAAAATCAGAAAACTCTGCTTTTACCGACGGGCTGATTACAGCCTCGCTGATATTCTGCATCGGAGCAATGGCTATAATAGGCTCATTTGATGAAGGAATTCGCGGCGATACAACTGTGCTCTACACTAAATCCATACTGGACGGTTTTGCTTCTATTGCATTGGCCTCCACTTATGGAACAGGAGTTCTCTTCGCCTTTATACCGGTACTTGTTTATCAGGGAACTCTGACCATTTTTGCTCAAACATTTCAGGCATGGTTCACACCGTTGATGATTGACCAGATGACAGCGACAGGGGGACTGCTTATTTTAGGAATTTCAATGATTCTCCTTGAAATAAAAAAAATAAACCTTTCAAACCTTCTGCCCTCTCTTGGTGTGGTAATAGTTCTCACAGTTTTTTTCAGTTGA